The following coding sequences lie in one Seriola aureovittata isolate HTS-2021-v1 ecotype China chromosome 5, ASM2101889v1, whole genome shotgun sequence genomic window:
- the rimbp2b gene encoding RIMS-binding protein 2 isoform X5, whose translation MTSSGAADHDMRLGRHANCSVMGTMGCQKTCRVEKLLKQSQREVVWSQRQRLATSKKNSRMSGTDKLRNEVLPHHLPSVQRLDSIRQQDNRRALRLNEETLSHQRLKQKLLETEISTRRKECEALEAEVKKKNQTCQTLENELQDFLQENKHLNLQLFKNSHKASEYEKVKSEYAQLKEALGAVTQERDLALWERNQLQGKLENLEQVLKHMREAAERRQQLELEHEQALAVLNAKQQEIDLLQKAQVEAKKEHEGAVHLLEAKVRELEEKCRTQSEQFNLLSKELEKFRLQAGKFDILSTEPLTVCESPGSPNKSLSQLLNGLAAPLGKGNEAPTSRSLISEFIRPLQISGDKPELLSVKPTFLTRTRGSSPARAFLSEMDKELRSTTRSKPRFTGKVRLCIARYSYNPYDGPNEHPEAELPLVAGKYLYVYGTMDEDGFYEGELLDGQRGLVPSNFVDFVQDEETPSVQHRDTVAKEPGYLNHSSLGPQRLGVGTGTGTGTSISSLLSDSKLDCLSTSSLGMDLLGSSSNGTGTLDVSIDEVGEDIVPYPRRINLIKQLAKSVIIGWDPPVVPPGWGSISGYNVLVDKEVRMSVPYGGRTKSLIEKLNLATNTYRISVQSITDRGPSDELRCTLLVGKDVVVAPYYLRVDSITQVSAELSWMPSNSNYSHTIFLNGAEYDMVKAGGYKYKFFNLKPMTVYKVKVVAQPHQVPWQLPMDQREKREISVEFCTQPAGPPLPPQEVQVQCGQTPGVLQIRWKPPTLTPSGTSNGASVIGYAVCTKGQKIAEVLYPTADYVTVELNRIQCLEAREVIVRTLSTQGESQDSPVAVIPHNLLGSPRLSHRTTAPPHPIPHPQSHPVHSQTHPPYPSTYPPNHPQPQMQPLPRAQPHTLPHAQPHSQPVCHPPPPPPHSQPHFQCHPMPKSKTLVSAREPETKEHEVGLRPAQPWERSPSPLPPMRGSNLEPPHFQPRRSPSPQRILPQPQGVPIPNTIAKAMAREAAQRVFAEGNRVEKRNIFSERGNALHPLNSDEEEDGYDSPHARRRGASVDEFLRGSELGRQHHHYHYSHSEEYHTESSRGSDLSDIMEEDEEDLYSEMQLEEGRRRSINSHNTLKAYYKRQDLAEERDCWDLQREVVKQKSLRSKRLHSIPEVAEEESESVDSMGQRLCFEEGGRPGTPHTQRRMYSQDTHMYNHLTPSKTSRHLQRQRSSPRFTDSRYCYSADDRSLGRPNRQNTKSPDSGLDCGSEEEGSLGRGHRGYYAHGSPLRGPVRIIHCEGPVERRALAMGRKRTLTRQCSVEEDFSDVPVTATKSVHRGDFRNREHFGPGREAGPRNYSREGALSEGRLNELDRVYYSPHREARAQSLSRLNRDQPLIIGNSPSHGSADRLDHSGRRPVHIGTPPQRRPIPSIEITMDSNSEGSEGNLSPVKEDVYYGSVARRRIWRSMSSEDQYDGYGGRRHGRGRRSPDYYEESEPEELTRVFVALFDYDPLSMSPNPDAADEELPFKEGQIIKVFGNKDTDGFYRAEIRERVGLIPCNMVSEIQTEDDEMMDQLLKQGFLPLNTPVEKLVNCDRFKDGRSINRRSRKSKRERNRRSGRQHPMSTRRMVALYDYDPRESSPNVDVEYEGNRLNEEAELTFCAGDVITVFGEIDEDGFYYGELNGHKGLVPSNFLEEVPDDVEVFLTDSPSRYPQDNPARIKTKRVPLEKSGPPRRAASPTVRPHIPGSGPATVGPGSPIRAPVDMYSSKKRKGLLSKGKKLLQRLGAVK comes from the exons GAGAATGAGCTTCAAGATTTTCTCCAGGAGAACAAGCACTTGAACCTCCAGTTGTTCAAAAATAGCCACAAGGCATCTGAGTATGAGAAG GTGAAGTCTGAGTATGCCCAGCTCAAAGAGGCCCTTGGTGCTGTGACGCAGGAGAGAGATTTAGCCCTGTGGGAGAGGAACCAGCTCCAAGGCAAACTGGAGAACCTAGAGCAGGTGCTCAAG CATATGCGTGAGGCTGCGGAGCGGAGGCAGCAGCTAGAGTTGGAGCATGAGCAGGCCTTGGCTGTACTCAATGCAAAGCAGCAGGAGATTGACCTTCTTCAGAAG GCTCAGGTTGAGGCTAAAAAGGAACATGAAGGCGCTGTCCATCTGTTAGAG GCCAAAGTCCGTGAGCTGGAGGAAAAATGTCGGACTCAGAGTGAGCAGTTCAACCTCCTGTCTAAAGAGCTGGAGAAGTTCCGGCTCCAGGCTGGGAAGTTTGATATCCTCAGCACTGAACCCTTAACTGTATGTGAATCTCCCGGGTCGCCCAACAAATCCCTGTCCCAGCTCCTTAATGGACTGGCTGCCCCCTTAGGAAAAG GCAATGAGGCTCCAACAAGCAGATCTTTGATATCTGAGTTCATTCGACCACTCCAGATCAGTGGAGACAAGCCCGAGCTCCTCTCTGTCAAGCCAACATTCCTCACTCGCACTCGAGGCAGCAGCCCAGCACGGGCTTTCCTCTCTGAG ATGGACAAAGAGCTCAGATCAACCACAAGGTCCAAACCAAGATTCACAGGGAAGGTTCGTCTGTGTATTGCTCGGTACAG TTACAATCCTTATGATGGGCCCAATGAGCATCCTGAGGCAGAGCTCCCCTTGGTGGCAGGGAAGTACCTCTACGTTTACGGGACAATGGACGAGGATGGCTTTTATGAAG gAGAGCTGCTGGATGGACAGCGGGGACTCGTCCCATCCAATTTTGTGGATTTTGTCCAAGATGAGGAGACACCCTCTGTCCAGCACAGGGACACAGTGGCTAAAGAACCTGGCTACCTCAACCACAGTAGCCTGGGGCCTCAGAGACTGGGGGTCGGCACAGGAACAGGGACAGGAACAAGCATAAGCAGCCTGCTGTCTGACAGTAAACTAGACTGTCTAAGCACCAGCAGCTTGGGCATGGACCTCCTGGGCTCTTCCAGCAATGGGACAGGAACCCTGGATGTCAGCATTGACGAGGTCGGTGAAGACATTGTGCCTTATCCCCGCCGCATCAACCTGATTAAACAACTGGCCAAGAGTGTAATTATTGGCTGGGATCCTCCTGTGGTCCCACCAGGCTGGGGCTCCATCAGTGGCTACAATGTCTTGGTGGATAAAGAGGTTCGCATGAGTGTCCCCTACGGGGGCAGGACGAAATCGCTTATTGAAAAGCTCAATCTGGCCACCAACACCTACCGTATCTCTGTGCAGAGCATCACTGATCGCGGCCCGTCGGACGAGCTCCGGTGCACTCTGCTCGTGGGAAAGGATGTTGTGGTGGCACCTTACTATTTGCGGGTGGACAGCATCACACAGGTCTCTGCTGAGCTCTCTTGGATGCCAAGCAACAGCAACTACAGTCACACTATCTTCCTCAATGGTGCAGAGTATGACATGGTCAAGGCCGGAGGCTACAAGTACAAGTTCTTCAACCTGAAGCCCATGACAGTTTACAAGGTGAAAGTTGTGGCGCAGCCGCATCAGGTGCCTTGGCAGCTTCCGATGGAtcaaagagagaagagggaaatcTCGGTGGAGTTCTGCACTCAGCCTGCAG ggccccctctccctccccaggAGGTGCAAGTCCAGTGTGGTCAGACTCCTGGGGTCCTGCAGATCAGATGGAAGCCGCCGACTCTGACACCTTCAGGAACCTCCAACGGGGCCAGTGTGATTGGCTATGCTGTGTGCACAAAGGGACAAAAG ATAGCAGAGGTCTTGTACCCCACAGCAGACTATGTGACCGTGGAGTTAAACAGGATTCAGTGTCTGGAGGCCAGGGAAGTCATTGTAAGGACGTTATCGACTCAAGGAGAGTCCCAGGACTCGCCAGTGGCCGTCATCCCGCACAATCTCTTGGGATCTCCACGTCTGTCCCACCGAACCACCGCACCTCCCCACCCTATCCCTCACCCGCAGTCCCACCCAGTGCACTCACAAACCCATCCTCCTTACCCATCGACGTACCCCCCAAATCACCCTCAGCCCCAGATGCAGCCTCTGCCTCGAGCCCAGCCCCACACGCTGCCCCACGCACAGCCACACTCACAGCCCGTCTGtcacccacctcctcctcctcctcattcccAGCCTCATTTCCAGTGCCACCCCATGCCCAAGTCCAAGACGTTAGTAAGTGCCAGAGAGCCAGAAACCAAAGAGCATGAGGTGGGCCTGCGGCCAGCCCAGCCCTGGGAGCGCTCCCCCTCTCCGCTGCCTCCCATGCGCGGATCTAACTTAGAGCCGCCGCACTTCCAGCCACGGCGATCGCCCTCTCCACAGAGGATCCTGCCGCAGCCTCAGGGAGTCCCCATCCCCAACACCATCGCCAAGGCCATGGCCAGGGAAGCTGCCCAGAGAGTGTTTGCCGAGGGTAACCGG GTTGAGAAAAGGAATATCTTTAGTGAACGAGGTAACGCCTTGCATCCACTCAACtcggatgaggaggaggatggctACGACTCTCCTCAtgcgaggaggagaggagcctCGGTGGATGAATTCCTCAGAGGCTCAGAGTTGGGCAGACAG CACCATCATTACCACTACAGCCACAGTGAGGAGTACCACACGGAGAGCAGCCGGGGTTCTGACCTGTCTGACATAatggaggaggacgaggaagatCTTTACTCTGAGATGCAACTAGAGGAGGGCCGCAGGCGCAGTATCAACTCTCACAACACTCTTAAG GCATATTACAAGCGTCAGGACTTAGCTGAGGAGAGAGACTGCTGGGACCTCCAGCGGGAGGTGGTGAAGCAGAAGTCGCTCCGGAGCAAGCGTCTCCACAGCATCCCCGAGGTGGCCGAGGAGGAGTCGGAAAGCGTGGACAGCATGGGCCAACGCCTGTGCTTCGAAGAGGGCGGGCGACCGGGAACGCCACACACTCAGCGGAGGATGTACTCCCAAGACACCCACATGTACAACCATCTCACCCCCAGCAAGACCTCCCGCCACCTGCAGCGCCAGCGCTCCTCCCCTCGCTTCACCGATAGCCGCTACTGCTACAGTGCAGACGACCGCAGCCTGGGCCGCCCCAACCGCCAAAACACCAAGAGTCCTGACAGCGGTTTAGACTGCGGCAGTGAGGAAGAAGGCTCGCTAGGGCGGGGTCACCGAGGCTACTATGCTCACGGGAGCCCACTGCGGGGACCTGTGCGCATCATTCACTGTGAGGGCCCGGTAGAAAGGCGGGCGCTGGCTATGGGCCGTAAAAGAACTCTGACCCGCCAGTGCAGCGTGGAGGAGGACTTCTCTGACGTCCCAGTGACTGCAACCAAGTCGGTACACAGGGGTGACTTTAGGAACAGGGAGCACTTTGGGCCTGGTCGGGAGGCCGGGCCACGAAACTACTCCAGGGAAGGGGCCCTGAGCGAGGGCAGGCTGAACGAGCTGGACAGGGTCTATTACAGCCCCCACAGGGAGGCTAGGGCCCAGTCTTTGTCCAGGCTCAACCGGGACCAGCCGCTG ATCATTGGGAACTCACCATCACATGGAAGCGCCGATCGTCTGGACCACTCAGGGAGGAGGCCGGTTCACATCGGCACCCCCCCTCAGCGACGACCCATTCCATCCATTG AGATCACCATGGACAGTAacagtgaggggagtgaggggaACCTCTCACCCGTCAAGGAGGATGTTTACTATGGCAGTGTAGCTCGGCGCAGGATATGGCGATCTATGTCCTCAGAGGATCAATATG ACGGCTATGGCGGTCGCAGGCACGGGCGGGGACGGCGTTCCCCGGATTACTATGAGGAATCAGAGCCAGAGGAGCTGACCCGTGTGTTTGTGGCTCTGTTTGACTATGACCCCCTGTCCATGTCTCCCAAccctgatgctgctgatgaggaGCTGCCATTCAAGGAGGGCCAGATCATCAAG GTGTTTGGGAATAAAGATACGGATGGCTTCTACAGGGCGGAGATTCGAGAACGAGTGGGTCTGATCCCCTGTAACATGGTCTCTGAGATCCAAACAGAGGACGATGAGATGATGGACCAACTCCTTAAACAGGGCTTCCTGCCACTCAACACTCCTGTGGAGAAGTTAG TGAACTGCGACCGTTTCAAAGATGGCCGCTCAATAAATCGCAGGTCCAGAAAGTCCAAGAGAG AGAGGAACAGGCGGAGCGGCCGTCAACACCCGATGTCAACACGGAGAATGGTCGCCCTGTACGACTACGACCCCAGAGAGAGCTCCCCTAACGTTGATGTAGAG TATGAGGGCAACAGACTGAATGAGGAG GCTGAACTGACTTTCTGTGCCGGTGACGTCATCACAGTTTTTGGTGAAATAGATGAAGATGGCTTTTACTAT GGCGAGCTCAATGGACACAAAGGACTTGTTCCTTCCAACTTTCTAGAAGAAGTGCCTGATGATGTAGAGGTTTTTCTCACTGACTCACCATCTCGATACCCCCAGGACAATCCAGCACGGATAAAGACCAAAAGG GTTCCATTGGAAAAATCGGGTCCGCCCAGAAGAGCAGCCTCTCCCACAGTGCGTCCACACATCCCTGGCTCTGGCCCTGCCACCGTGGGGCCCGGCAGTCCCATCAGGGCCCCAGTGGACATGTACTCCTCCAAAAAGAGAAAGGGACTGCTCTCCAAAGGGAAGAAACTATTGCAAAGACTTGGCGCTGTAAAATAA
- the rimbp2b gene encoding RIMS-binding protein 2 isoform X17 produces MTSSGAADHDMRLGRHANCSVMGTMGCQKTCRVEKLLKQSQREVVWSQRQRLATSKKNSRMSGTDKLRNEVLPHHLPSVQRLDSIRQQDNRRALRLNEETLSHQRLKQKLLETEISTRRKECEALEAEVKKKNQTCQTLENELQDFLQENKHLNLQLFKNSHKASEYEKAKVRELEEKCRTQSEQFNLLSKELEKFRLQAGKFDILSTEPLTVCESPGSPNKSLSQLLNGLAAPLGKGNEAPTSRSLISEFIRPLQISGDKPELLSVKPTFLTRTRGSSPARAFLSEMDKELRSTTRSKPRFTGKVRLCIARYSYNPYDGPNEHPEAELPLVAGKYLYVYGTMDEDGFYEGELLDGQRGLVPSNFVDFVQDEETPSVQHRDTVAKEPGYLNHSSLGPQRLGVGTGTGTGTSISSLLSDSKLDCLSTSSLGMDLLGSSSNGTGTLDVSIDEVGEDIVPYPRRINLIKQLAKSVIIGWDPPVVPPGWGSISGYNVLVDKEVRMSVPYGGRTKSLIEKLNLATNTYRISVQSITDRGPSDELRCTLLVGKDVVVAPYYLRVDSITQVSAELSWMPSNSNYSHTIFLNGAEYDMVKAGGYKYKFFNLKPMTVYKVKVVAQPHQVPWQLPMDQREKREISVEFCTQPAVCVLCSPGPPLPPQEVQVQCGQTPGVLQIRWKPPTLTPSGTSNGASVIGYAVCTKGQKIAEVLYPTADYVTVELNRIQCLEAREVIVRTLSTQGESQDSPVAVIPHNLLGSPRLSHRTTAPPHPIPHPQSHPVHSQTHPPYPSTYPPNHPQPQMQPLPRAQPHTLPHAQPHSQPVCHPPPPPPHSQPHFQCHPMPKSKTLVSAREPETKEHEVGLRPAQPWERSPSPLPPMRGSNLEPPHFQPRRSPSPQRILPQPQGVPIPNTIAKAMAREAAQRVFAEGNRVEKRNIFSERGNALHPLNSDEEEDGYDSPHARRRGASVDEFLRGSELGRQHHHYHYSHSEEYHTESSRGSDLSDIMEEDEEDLYSEMQLEEGRRRSINSHNTLKAYYKRQDLAEERDCWDLQREVVKQKSLRSKRLHSIPEVAEEESESVDSMGQRLCFEEGGRPGTPHTQRRMYSQDTHMYNHLTPSKTSRHLQRQRSSPRFTDSRYCYSADDRSLGRPNRQNTKSPDSGLDCGSEEEGSLGRGHRGYYAHGSPLRGPVRIIHCEGPVERRALAMGRKRTLTRQCSVEEDFSDVPVTATKSVHRGDFRNREHFGPGREAGPRNYSREGALSEGRLNELDRVYYSPHREARAQSLSRLNRDQPLIIGNSPSHGSADRLDHSGRRPVHIGTPPQRRPIPSIEITMDSNSEGSEGNLSPVKEDVYYGSVARRRIWRSMSSEDQYDGYGGRRHGRGRRSPDYYEESEPEELTRVFVALFDYDPLSMSPNPDAADEELPFKEGQIIKVFGNKDTDGFYRAEIRERVGLIPCNMVSEIQTEDDEMMDQLLKQGFLPLNTPVEKLVNCDRFKDGRSINRRSRKSKRERNRRSGRQHPMSTRRMVALYDYDPRESSPNVDVEYEGNRLNEEAELTFCAGDVITVFGEIDEDGFYYGELNGHKGLVPSNFLEEVPDDVEVFLTDSPSRYPQDNPARIKTKRVPLEKSGPPRRAASPTVRPHIPGSGPATVGPGSPIRAPVDMYSSKKRKGLLSKGKKLLQRLGAVK; encoded by the exons GAGAATGAGCTTCAAGATTTTCTCCAGGAGAACAAGCACTTGAACCTCCAGTTGTTCAAAAATAGCCACAAGGCATCTGAGTATGAGAAG GCCAAAGTCCGTGAGCTGGAGGAAAAATGTCGGACTCAGAGTGAGCAGTTCAACCTCCTGTCTAAAGAGCTGGAGAAGTTCCGGCTCCAGGCTGGGAAGTTTGATATCCTCAGCACTGAACCCTTAACTGTATGTGAATCTCCCGGGTCGCCCAACAAATCCCTGTCCCAGCTCCTTAATGGACTGGCTGCCCCCTTAGGAAAAG GCAATGAGGCTCCAACAAGCAGATCTTTGATATCTGAGTTCATTCGACCACTCCAGATCAGTGGAGACAAGCCCGAGCTCCTCTCTGTCAAGCCAACATTCCTCACTCGCACTCGAGGCAGCAGCCCAGCACGGGCTTTCCTCTCTGAG ATGGACAAAGAGCTCAGATCAACCACAAGGTCCAAACCAAGATTCACAGGGAAGGTTCGTCTGTGTATTGCTCGGTACAG TTACAATCCTTATGATGGGCCCAATGAGCATCCTGAGGCAGAGCTCCCCTTGGTGGCAGGGAAGTACCTCTACGTTTACGGGACAATGGACGAGGATGGCTTTTATGAAG gAGAGCTGCTGGATGGACAGCGGGGACTCGTCCCATCCAATTTTGTGGATTTTGTCCAAGATGAGGAGACACCCTCTGTCCAGCACAGGGACACAGTGGCTAAAGAACCTGGCTACCTCAACCACAGTAGCCTGGGGCCTCAGAGACTGGGGGTCGGCACAGGAACAGGGACAGGAACAAGCATAAGCAGCCTGCTGTCTGACAGTAAACTAGACTGTCTAAGCACCAGCAGCTTGGGCATGGACCTCCTGGGCTCTTCCAGCAATGGGACAGGAACCCTGGATGTCAGCATTGACGAGGTCGGTGAAGACATTGTGCCTTATCCCCGCCGCATCAACCTGATTAAACAACTGGCCAAGAGTGTAATTATTGGCTGGGATCCTCCTGTGGTCCCACCAGGCTGGGGCTCCATCAGTGGCTACAATGTCTTGGTGGATAAAGAGGTTCGCATGAGTGTCCCCTACGGGGGCAGGACGAAATCGCTTATTGAAAAGCTCAATCTGGCCACCAACACCTACCGTATCTCTGTGCAGAGCATCACTGATCGCGGCCCGTCGGACGAGCTCCGGTGCACTCTGCTCGTGGGAAAGGATGTTGTGGTGGCACCTTACTATTTGCGGGTGGACAGCATCACACAGGTCTCTGCTGAGCTCTCTTGGATGCCAAGCAACAGCAACTACAGTCACACTATCTTCCTCAATGGTGCAGAGTATGACATGGTCAAGGCCGGAGGCTACAAGTACAAGTTCTTCAACCTGAAGCCCATGACAGTTTACAAGGTGAAAGTTGTGGCGCAGCCGCATCAGGTGCCTTGGCAGCTTCCGATGGAtcaaagagagaagagggaaatcTCGGTGGAGTTCTGCACTCAGCCTGCAG tgtgtgtgttgtgctccCCAGggccccctctccctccccaggAGGTGCAAGTCCAGTGTGGTCAGACTCCTGGGGTCCTGCAGATCAGATGGAAGCCGCCGACTCTGACACCTTCAGGAACCTCCAACGGGGCCAGTGTGATTGGCTATGCTGTGTGCACAAAGGGACAAAAG ATAGCAGAGGTCTTGTACCCCACAGCAGACTATGTGACCGTGGAGTTAAACAGGATTCAGTGTCTGGAGGCCAGGGAAGTCATTGTAAGGACGTTATCGACTCAAGGAGAGTCCCAGGACTCGCCAGTGGCCGTCATCCCGCACAATCTCTTGGGATCTCCACGTCTGTCCCACCGAACCACCGCACCTCCCCACCCTATCCCTCACCCGCAGTCCCACCCAGTGCACTCACAAACCCATCCTCCTTACCCATCGACGTACCCCCCAAATCACCCTCAGCCCCAGATGCAGCCTCTGCCTCGAGCCCAGCCCCACACGCTGCCCCACGCACAGCCACACTCACAGCCCGTCTGtcacccacctcctcctcctcctcattcccAGCCTCATTTCCAGTGCCACCCCATGCCCAAGTCCAAGACGTTAGTAAGTGCCAGAGAGCCAGAAACCAAAGAGCATGAGGTGGGCCTGCGGCCAGCCCAGCCCTGGGAGCGCTCCCCCTCTCCGCTGCCTCCCATGCGCGGATCTAACTTAGAGCCGCCGCACTTCCAGCCACGGCGATCGCCCTCTCCACAGAGGATCCTGCCGCAGCCTCAGGGAGTCCCCATCCCCAACACCATCGCCAAGGCCATGGCCAGGGAAGCTGCCCAGAGAGTGTTTGCCGAGGGTAACCGG GTTGAGAAAAGGAATATCTTTAGTGAACGAGGTAACGCCTTGCATCCACTCAACtcggatgaggaggaggatggctACGACTCTCCTCAtgcgaggaggagaggagcctCGGTGGATGAATTCCTCAGAGGCTCAGAGTTGGGCAGACAG CACCATCATTACCACTACAGCCACAGTGAGGAGTACCACACGGAGAGCAGCCGGGGTTCTGACCTGTCTGACATAatggaggaggacgaggaagatCTTTACTCTGAGATGCAACTAGAGGAGGGCCGCAGGCGCAGTATCAACTCTCACAACACTCTTAAG GCATATTACAAGCGTCAGGACTTAGCTGAGGAGAGAGACTGCTGGGACCTCCAGCGGGAGGTGGTGAAGCAGAAGTCGCTCCGGAGCAAGCGTCTCCACAGCATCCCCGAGGTGGCCGAGGAGGAGTCGGAAAGCGTGGACAGCATGGGCCAACGCCTGTGCTTCGAAGAGGGCGGGCGACCGGGAACGCCACACACTCAGCGGAGGATGTACTCCCAAGACACCCACATGTACAACCATCTCACCCCCAGCAAGACCTCCCGCCACCTGCAGCGCCAGCGCTCCTCCCCTCGCTTCACCGATAGCCGCTACTGCTACAGTGCAGACGACCGCAGCCTGGGCCGCCCCAACCGCCAAAACACCAAGAGTCCTGACAGCGGTTTAGACTGCGGCAGTGAGGAAGAAGGCTCGCTAGGGCGGGGTCACCGAGGCTACTATGCTCACGGGAGCCCACTGCGGGGACCTGTGCGCATCATTCACTGTGAGGGCCCGGTAGAAAGGCGGGCGCTGGCTATGGGCCGTAAAAGAACTCTGACCCGCCAGTGCAGCGTGGAGGAGGACTTCTCTGACGTCCCAGTGACTGCAACCAAGTCGGTACACAGGGGTGACTTTAGGAACAGGGAGCACTTTGGGCCTGGTCGGGAGGCCGGGCCACGAAACTACTCCAGGGAAGGGGCCCTGAGCGAGGGCAGGCTGAACGAGCTGGACAGGGTCTATTACAGCCCCCACAGGGAGGCTAGGGCCCAGTCTTTGTCCAGGCTCAACCGGGACCAGCCGCTG ATCATTGGGAACTCACCATCACATGGAAGCGCCGATCGTCTGGACCACTCAGGGAGGAGGCCGGTTCACATCGGCACCCCCCCTCAGCGACGACCCATTCCATCCATTG AGATCACCATGGACAGTAacagtgaggggagtgaggggaACCTCTCACCCGTCAAGGAGGATGTTTACTATGGCAGTGTAGCTCGGCGCAGGATATGGCGATCTATGTCCTCAGAGGATCAATATG ACGGCTATGGCGGTCGCAGGCACGGGCGGGGACGGCGTTCCCCGGATTACTATGAGGAATCAGAGCCAGAGGAGCTGACCCGTGTGTTTGTGGCTCTGTTTGACTATGACCCCCTGTCCATGTCTCCCAAccctgatgctgctgatgaggaGCTGCCATTCAAGGAGGGCCAGATCATCAAG GTGTTTGGGAATAAAGATACGGATGGCTTCTACAGGGCGGAGATTCGAGAACGAGTGGGTCTGATCCCCTGTAACATGGTCTCTGAGATCCAAACAGAGGACGATGAGATGATGGACCAACTCCTTAAACAGGGCTTCCTGCCACTCAACACTCCTGTGGAGAAGTTAG TGAACTGCGACCGTTTCAAAGATGGCCGCTCAATAAATCGCAGGTCCAGAAAGTCCAAGAGAG AGAGGAACAGGCGGAGCGGCCGTCAACACCCGATGTCAACACGGAGAATGGTCGCCCTGTACGACTACGACCCCAGAGAGAGCTCCCCTAACGTTGATGTAGAG TATGAGGGCAACAGACTGAATGAGGAG GCTGAACTGACTTTCTGTGCCGGTGACGTCATCACAGTTTTTGGTGAAATAGATGAAGATGGCTTTTACTAT GGCGAGCTCAATGGACACAAAGGACTTGTTCCTTCCAACTTTCTAGAAGAAGTGCCTGATGATGTAGAGGTTTTTCTCACTGACTCACCATCTCGATACCCCCAGGACAATCCAGCACGGATAAAGACCAAAAGG GTTCCATTGGAAAAATCGGGTCCGCCCAGAAGAGCAGCCTCTCCCACAGTGCGTCCACACATCCCTGGCTCTGGCCCTGCCACCGTGGGGCCCGGCAGTCCCATCAGGGCCCCAGTGGACATGTACTCCTCCAAAAAGAGAAAGGGACTGCTCTCCAAAGGGAAGAAACTATTGCAAAGACTTGGCGCTGTAAAATAA